CGGCTCTGCCACTATCTATGGCTGCATTGAGTTTAACTTtattatttgaagaaaaacatATACAAAAGATGCTGACCCTATTTCAAACAGGAGTCCAAGGCAACACCATTAAAGTAGaaaactaaaattaaaaaatcccTACCCTACCATTTTTCAACTAAGggacaccccccccccccaaatcTACCTCTTATAAACTAAAGTTGTTGCACCTATAAGTAATCAGATAATGAATTGTTAATTCATTAATCCTCATATTTGATAGATTGAGCCTTAACTTCGAACCAAAAAAATGTTCGTATTTGACCATTTTAGCATGTAATTGTCAATTTATAATTCTTAATTTAAGCTACAACCATCTATCTAAAAGATGATCTTGTTAGAGAGTGACCTCTTCAGTTCAATCAATGAATTAAGGTACCAAAGTTCGAACTATAACTCTTGGCAACCTAAAGAAATTGTCACTCTCTCACAACACTTCTGGTTACAAGCTTACAACAACTTAATAATAGTTACACCTACAAcatttttcatgatcaaatcGATCTATTTGAAGGCACAAATTTGGCAGGTCTATGGTTGGTAAAAACAATGAACCCTCAAGAGTATACCCATAAGGCAACCTATCATGGATTTCCAACTTATGTCTTCTAGTCAATCTGATGACCTTTACAAGTTGCCCCTGCTAACTTAAGGTAGATCTTTCGTAGGACGTTAAAACTATTACATGAAACACTTGCACATGCCTTATAAATGTAGCACATTTGTGAGCAATCCCAGCCACATTATCTTGAAATTTTCCAATTCCCATTGGACTTGAGGAACAGTACGAGTGACAAACATGGGCAGGCCTGTGGATTGATCACTTGGGATAGTGTGGGCAGTGGAAATTGTTTTATAAGAGGTGACAAATTGGAAGTAAGGACTTTCAAGAAAGAGTAAAAGGATATTTCTTTAAATGCACAACTACCATTAAAGAACTTTTTAGTCCCTACTCCTGCCATACTGATCTTACTTGACATAAAAAAACATCCACTACTCACTCAACAATTTAATGTCTTGGTCAAACTTTAAAAAGTATTTCACAATTATGCCATTTATGAATAGGCATTTTACACTCTAACTAAAGAAGCGAATTCCATGAAATaaactgtattttttttatgtttaatagacctcaaaagaaaaataaaaaaacaatgaaaaataagcAATAGAACATTGAAAACTCCAACCTCTAGCCTAATAAGAATGCTCCAGTTCAGCAAAATTCTCCTGTCTCAATCAGCTATAACAGCATCCTACTTCCtaaacttgttattttgctCTTGTAGTTTTGAATTCCAATCTTTTACAATATGCAGCAAATTTGATCATTATACAATCTAAATTGTGAAATAGAAGCAGCAAATAAAACTTAATTTTCCCTTTTAGGTTCTTTGATATTGGACGAAAGATAGTAACATAATGTAGTTTTACCTGCATGATAGAAACAATTAGCTGACAATATCTCATATACAAGAACATGGTACTTTTCAAGATAACCACTTTCAACTGTCTAGGCTTAGTAGAGACACTGAATAACATCAGGCAAAGGAGGTTATAAAGCTTACTtcagtaaaacaaaaaatacactGAGTGGTCACCTCAAGCTTGACTTAACACAATAGTATATGCTCAAACCTCACACAAGACTTGAGCTCTAGTTGAATTTTAGTCTACATAAGTACACTAGAAAATGACAACTGTAattacatgaagaaaaaatatacaagatcAAACATCCTTTGTCTCATCTAGCAATACCAAATAGTTAATTCAAATAGTATCAATAACAAAGACACCAACACGCAAGGGTCAAAATTTTGCTTAAGCACTGAAGTGTTTGATAGTATCTTCTTAAGATAACCCCAACCTGATATATCCACAAAAATACGTTGTTAATTACAAGAGTAGCCAAACTGCCTAGCAAGAGATTAGACATTCAAAGATAACTAAATTTGTACTCATAAAGAATACACCAAGCATGTCATAGGGGATACTAGTAGAGTCTTTgtcttaaaaatttcaaatgacatcATATATTTAAGTAACATATCTTAGATACTTGATAGACTTGTATACTTGATAGCTGATAGAAGAAACTTATTCTTACAGATACATAGACAAATAGTAAACATGATCTCCTAATACTTTTTCATATAAATGTCAACAAAAGTACAAGAGAAACAAATACTTCATATTAGTAGGAACATAGACATTCCTACATGATTGTTAATCTAGTTCCATATAATTGAAATGTACATTTCTAACTATGAGTCATTCAAAGGGAGAAACTTATAAGAAAATTATCTCATTCCACTTGTAAATTCAGAGGTAGCTATAATAGAATGATGACAACTTTCAACAAAGTGCAAAGGTAGCTTTAATTCGATTTTCATGAACCCTGGTTGTGTTACGAATCCAGCTCCCTTAGAGCCAACCTTCATTTCTCTTGTTTACTTTTAAGGGTTGTGAAGAACATTCAATCTTCACAACCAATTGAAGGTGCAAGCATTCTCTCAAACAACTTGAAAGTGAATACTTTCTTTTAAACATAGCCAATTCAAAGTAATAAACAATTATTATGAATAGCTCCTTTattcttgaaaaatcaattgaataacaaatcatgaaaaatattttaagattgTGAAtctagagagaaaaaagggagaaaaaagaaaaagggagagagttTACATTTGTAGCAATATCGGTGGCAACTTTCCTGTTTGGTGGATAGTTCCAGCAGAAAAATGCTATTTGTGAGAAAACTCTTGCCCCAAATTGTTCCCCCCACCCCTGCTCTCTTCCCTGCTCATTGTGGGTCACAATCTTAATAAGAatgataaaaagtaaaactGAATGTGtgagtgtatgtgtgtgatcgtgaaagaaagaagaactgaCCTTGCTTCTCCAAACCCCCTTGCACTTTTCCCTACTTCTTTTGCTTCTCTAGATCCTTGCTACCTTCGCTTTTCTAGACCCTGCTTCCTCCCCTATGTGGAGGATGCATATGCTGCTTCCTTTGCTTCACCAGACCACCACTCTGTTTCCTACGTCACAGGATGAACAAAGATCCACTTGGAGGAATACCCTAGTTTCGTTCCCTACGTCACGGGATCAATAACAAATTTTGTCGCCTCTGCTGATACCTTTGGTTCTTCAAACCCCCACTCCCTTCCTTGTGTCTGATGATGAACGAACATCCGACTCCCACTCCCTTTTTTGTGCTGCAGAAAAGAATTTCTCCCTTGTTGGATAAGCACAGGAGACTGAAAACATGGTTTTGTTCTAGCGAGCCAACCATTCAATGGTTTGGTTTGGTATGATGaggcattttaatttttttaatagtagTGACGGGTTTTGAACCGTTGCTACTATTGTAATATATTGTTGTGCGAGTGTAGGAAGCATGTCAAAAACAGCTATGTCAATAAATTAGTCCTCCATCAAAAGTTTTTCATTATAGCAAAGCCAATTCAATTTAATTTAATAGCAAAAAAATAGTACAAAGGGGGATTTAAGTGTGACTTTTAGATTGAAACATGcattacattttttcattttttgatttttccttcatcttcctctcaTGTAGAAAGTAGGAACTTTTCAGCTCCTGCAGTGATATGCAAATCTGACTAAGCTATCAAAAAAATTGCATGGAACAAAGGGCTGCACTTTGTTGTTCACCTATCAAAAAAACATGACCATGCTTATGAACAAGCACATACACACAAAGTCCTCTTGCTTTTGctctttttacatttttattgaAGAACAAATCGAGCAGGGGAGTTTCTGAGATTGGTGTGTCATTCCTTTGATTGGCTCAGCACACCCATATGCTATATTAGTTATtacatattttcaaattaaaaaaaaccttACACATTTAATTGTAAGAAAAGTTGTAAGGTTGTATACCTATTCCTTGTAGATTCTAAAAGAAGTTGCAATTCATTCATCAGTGCTTGTCAAACAACATACCATCTACTAGAGGGATAAGGGGATGCCTTTGCTTCAAGAAGTTAATATAGTTATGGAGCAGCTGACTGTTAGTATTGCTAAGGTTCAGATAACATTTGTAAATGCTTGTAGTATTATTCTTCCAGTTGCAAATGTGCTAGCCTACCCTAAAGGTTTTCATTGTTTGTGAAACTTATGGGTTGTCAATAAATGATCTTTTATCCACTAGATCGTCTATATGCTAtgattgagagagagggagagagagacagataaaGAGGAGAGACCTTTTCCACAACAGGTTCATGGATGAGACCTATTCCTATCAAACCAAGTAGTGGGTAAGCATGAAAAAACATCATGTATGTACATTTCACCAACATTTAGGCCTCCAACTATGTTGTGCCAAGTAACTATCATACACAACATAAGTAGATTCAATGtgctaaaaagaaaatatgataattgTATTAAATAGGAAATCCACAATGTCTTTAACTTATAATAACATGTATCTTGTCAATCTTACAACATTGTGCATTTTGTCATTGTTTCACCCATGATGCATCTCCATCCAAACATTACAAGACCTTTATAAAGCAGTAATGTGGTAATAAAATGAGTTTATTTACAAATGAgcatttaaaagtaaaaaagtttTACCTAACAAATAGATCGGCCATGATTGATCTCTACAAATCATAATAATGTGTTAAAGTTCTTAACATTGTAATTGTTGAACCAATGTCTCCGACCAACTTGTACATTACTACCTCTCTATTTCTTTCCATATCCCTTCCATGTTGAAGTCTAACACATAATCTTGCTTTGGAGTTTTCTTTTGACAATTACCAGTTACTATCATCTCAGGTGGACAAGAACACCACACAACCTATAAAATGTGGTACTATTACAACAAGACCAATGCAGCACCAAACTACTTAATAGGTTTATCCATATCTCCAACCTAAAAAAATTGGCAATGTTAAAAGAATCCTATGTAACCTAGACCAGTAATTTACTAACTAGTTGTGGGAGGAAAGGAAGCTCCTTGGTTGCTCATTGCAATCAATTCAGAGAGTCACTTCTAGCTGCAAGGCTCCTAAGATCAATTTGGGCTCCTCCATTAGTGGTTTTCATGGACAggcaatgttatgtttattcAAGCAATGGCTATTGATCGAGGAATGTAGATAATTAATTGATAAAGAATGGGATAATTTGTTTGGAAACTGCTTAGCAATTTACACTCTCAATAAACTTAACTGTATCTAAAAGTATCTCTTAGGGAAAGAACCATACTTATTTTGGTAGGATAGGAAACacaattaaaaaactaattcGTCAGCTGAATGTGATCCAGTCAGTTTGCAAAAGAGGTGATGATAATATTATGAGGAAAGaagatatcaatttttttttttcaatcttgaGCTGGCTAAAGTTGTCAAAACATGCATAATTGCATGTGCTTTGCCTATGTGTGTATTGTGTACTTCACCGCTCCAAGTAGACATTTTCATGGACTTGGCATCACACAACCATGAAAAAAAGATGTGAATTAAAGTGAGGTTGGCAACAAGGAGATGGAGGATGCCACTCAGTACCCATGAAAATTATGGAGATGATGGTAAAGCAGTACCTTATTGACCACTACAAAGGCTGCTTGAATAGGTATCTTGTCCTCATAAGGAAGGGTTTTCACAACCATATCTTATAGAACAAGACCACAATTATACATATCAACCACGTGCCCACAATCCTTTTGATTGATCATCTCAGGTGCCATCCACTGGTATGCTCCTGGATTTTCAATCAGACCATCACAAAGAGCTTCTGCAATCTTCAAGTGATGATCTTTATCAAATACATGTTTCAAGGTTTAAGGTCTCTATGTATAACCACATGTGAATGTAGATACTCCATTCCCCATGCAATATCAAGAGCAATGTCCCAATCTGACTTGCATTCGTTGTAGTTTCATGCCTACAATGAGCCCCTGGTTCTTAACGATTTTTGTCTTCGCCTTGATCCTACTATAATGAagctttccctctttgtttaTCCTTTTGTGCCCCTATAACTGCtagaaaaaatatatcaagGTCTAATTTAAGCTTATTCTACACTACAACCATTTCCATAAATGCATGAATATGTTTTGATCTTTATTAACTCTAATTAGGAGGACAATGACACACCCATAGAGAGTTTTGTTCAATGAATCCTACATAGATGCAGTTATAGGCCTTCCACTTCTGGGATTACATACAGCTATAGGAAACAAGATGAGCTGCTTATAGCTTATTTGAATCTCCTTTATAGCCCTAGATTAATGTAGGTGCAGAACAACTTAAAATGGAGACCATAGAGTGGCTGAAACATAGAAAAAGTTAAAGATCAATCCATGAATTGAACACATATCAACTTTAATTCACAATCAAACCTCACCAATTGCACACCTTTAGAAGCTAGTGAATAGGGGAAGAACTAGTCTTGTGTAATAGGAAGCAGGTTGAAGCAGCCCTAAACCAGCAATAGTTGTAAACTCAAGCACAACCCACCAAATTTTGAACATAGATGTTTTTACAGCAAATCCAAGCACTCTGCCACCCTTTTGTtcattaacaagaaaaaattacttCAAATAAATCTCCATAGGGTCggcataaaaaaatttcattgtaaATAAGATATAAacctaaagaaaccaaaaaatcaagaaagctCTTCAATCCGCAAAACAAAGAGGTATAAACATGGACATGGTAATAAAATTATCACCACTAACAGAAATCTCATTTTAGTCAGATAAAGCATTGATCCAAAGACCAAAACTCATAGCCCCATTGCTCCCAGCACATTGAGATCCAGATCAGATTCACATTCCAGTTCAAATTCCTCTCAGTCCTTTCATTGTTAGATTGAAGAGATGCTCCGGTGATTGATGAACATGCGATGTCCATTTGGGCGAGGCTGACATCTTCACCTAAAATACTAATTTTCATGCCCCTTCACCAATTTCCTTTTCAGAGCAACCAGAAGGAAAGGGACAAAATTGATGCCTAGAACAAAGCCCAGAGTGCGACTAAAGAAGAGTTTCACCTGATTAAATGCTCAATCCTAGAATTCTTTCCACTACTTCACTGGAAATGGTACAATGTTAGAAATTGCTCTGTCTCTTCAATGACAAATGGTGACCACTAGGTCTGTCATCTCATGTGGCATCCTATTCCGTTTGCATAAAAATATCTTATTCCATGGCATACAAGTCTTTCCTCACCACTGAAGACAACTTTTCCCGTAATGTGAGATGTGTGTATGAGTTGAGTATTCTTATTAATTTTATCTCCACTTTTCTAATGAAAAGAACTAGTATTGAGATTTTGCATTAGTGTCCCatgagttaatttttttttttggcttttttcgAACATTGTGGTATCAAAGAAAACATCAGAGTGCTTTTGTATGTTGTAAAGCTCACTATGGAAGCTGATTCTCCAAGGTTATTTGCAAACAAGAATagtatgaatttgaatattaCTATCAACCTTCTCTACACTTtggtacatatttttaatagaaaaaaaatatgaattggTGGAGGCCAGTACAATGCTGACTGTTGTAGTAATCAAAGGACTCATAAGGAAAAACAATGTAAATGAGGTTTCCATCAAAATGGTTTTCGTCAAAGCAAAAATGAGCACACATTACAtacaaaagtgaaaaataatGAGTTTTGGTTTGTTTATGTGTATGTTGACAATATTATTTATACCAAATCATTGAAGAAATTGTATGATCGGTTTAagttgaaaatgatgatgaagtTTGAGATGTCAGATTTGGGtctgttttattactttttggGTTTTCAAGCAAGGCAAAATAATGATGGGATATtcattttccaagaaaaatatGCAGTGGGTTTGTTGATGAAATTTAATTTAGATATATGTAAGAGCAGTTATGCTCCTAGCAATGTAGGAGAGAAACTCAAACTTGTTGATGAACCGCTAAAGCCAATGTGTCATTATTGAAGCATAGTAGGCAGTTTAATGTATTCGACTCATGCACGGGAAAATATTATGTTTGCAATTAGATTGACTTTTAGATTTATGCATAATGCAGCTGTTCATTGGTTTCAGAGCTGCAAAAAGGATTTTGTATTATATTTGAGGAACCTCAAATTTTGCCGTTTGGCTTAAACTAGTCACTAAACTTAAATTGTATGGTTTCTCTAATAGTAATTGAACAGGTTTAATAGATGTTATGAAAAACACGAGCGGATACATGTTCACTCGTGGATGCAGTGTAGAGTCTTAgagttcaaagaaaaaaagcttTGTGACACTATCTTCCTTGGAAGCAGAATATGTGATTGCAACTGCTGAAAAATAAGTAATGAAAATGCCTGAAAATCAATAGCTAGCTATTAGCAGTACCGTTGAAAAAAATATTCTATTATGGTTGTGGCTGCTAGTAAAGTAGTAGAAATTATCATCTCTATTTCCTTTATTCAAGAACTTATTATTTCCCAGACAATTGCTTCGATCTAGTTGAGCACATTGCCTAGGTCTTATGAAAACCCGTAACTTACAGAACTATTCCGTGGTCGTATAAGCTTGAACTTTGACTGAACTCCTCTTcacggaaaaaagaaaaaaaactcataaGAGTGCTACTATTGTCCATAACTAAGCTAGATAGCTTTTGGACCTTTGAGCTCCTAGTTTACGCTGAAGGAATAGACGGGCTGCTTGTTAGGGTAGAAGAGGCCCCAATTGTTCTCGACGCCAGCGGGCGTCTTCTGGTTCTCATTGAATAGAGCAAACACAAAAATCTCCATGGGCCCCGGCCTCTTTGGCGTGCCCTGTGCAGCATGCCCCACCAGGTTTTGGTTATAGGTCTGAGCATTCCCTATGGTAGTGACAGTCGGGTCGTTGCCTCCAGCCGATGGCCACCCACTCTCGGACACCTGGATGGGAACACCGGCGGCACCAGCTCTCTCCATCGCTGAATTGACTGAATCTACCATGGCATCAAACAGATTTCTATATTCCAGCCCATTGTTAGGGTCTTTGACCACAACCCGGTTCGCGGTGAAGAGTGCATAGTCAAGTTGTATGTTCTGGCGGTTGCCCACATAGCTGAAGTACGGGTACACATTGACCATGAGAGGGGCGCCGGTGCTGGCTAGGAATTGGACGATGGGGCCCATGAAGGGAGCGGCTTGATCGGAAAATGAACCTTGAGAGGGAGGATAGGAGACGCCGATGACCTCCATGGAAACGGACGTGGACACCTTGATCTGCTCTCGGAGACCGACCGAGCCCAGGGCGTTGACCATGTTCTTCATAGCGGGTAGCACGTACTGGGCCTCCGCATGGGGGATGACTTCGTTGCCGACGGTGATGTACTTGAAGTTGACGTCCGGCAAGTATGGCTGGACGTTGCTGGAGATCCAAGAGCTGGCGAAGGAGGCGTCGTTGGCTATCCGATGGAGATCCTCCTTGTACATACCCAGATTGACTTCGATTCCCGTTTTCCTTAAAGCGTCAAGTGCGCCCCCGTCTGGGACGTACAGCCGGACCTTTTTGAAGCCCACGGACTGAATGAGCTGCACCGCTTCCGGCCGCGATGGCAAGTCGTTGCCGAGCATCCCGTAACACACACCCACAGACTGAGCAGCAACTGTAGAAACACATGAAAGAAGGTTCAGGTTGTTGGCCGCTGTAAGCCAAACGTGTTcagaaatgagccacaagtttatatatatttagttGGCCTCTTGATTGGTTACTCCATTATTTACATTCCATCAACCAAAAAAGACAAGGGACAAACAGAATTTTCTATCATCGTCGACAGAGGAGGCGAATGCAGGTTTCTTCAAACTGGCGAGGATTAATAGATAGCATATGTAAAATTTCAACTAATTAAGCGAAAATTCGAAAACCATGcaacttatatttttcaaaagcataCCTCAAAATTatatacttttatttttctgagtTTGTAAAGGAAGACTTGATCTCCATTGGTAGCTTCCCCATCCAAAAGAGTCGTTCATTTCAAGCTCGCATACCAGTAGCGGTGAAGCATGAAGAAGGAGCAGATAATTTATAACCCATAACATGAGAGATAAAGAGCCAACTTGCCCCTAAAAACAGGGGAATCGAactgatgtgtgtgtgtgtgtgtgtgagagagagagagagagagagagagagagagagaaaaagatgtaccTTTATCATATGGTACTACgaataggagggagagaaacagTACCACCAACACGGATGAAGTCATCTTGTTAAGAgaagaaataaaatgcaaaagaaaagtaaTGGCAGCAGAAAGGAGCAGATTCTCTAGTACTAGTTGCTGTGTGATGGCTTGTCTCTGCAGGAACATATTTATAGACGCTAGTCTTCGAGTGATTGTAATGGTGGAGTCCATAGCGAACGCCTGTCAAGGTCGGCCGTAGACTTGACCTCCCATGTTTGTTCCAGTCGCCTTAGCCACCTTCATTTAAGGTGAGGTCATGTTCAAACATGCAGGAAGCTAAGTCGTTATGAGTTGTCGCAATT
This window of the Nymphaea colorata isolate Beijing-Zhang1983 chromosome 2, ASM883128v2, whole genome shotgun sequence genome carries:
- the LOC116248904 gene encoding glucan endo-1,3-beta-glucosidase-like codes for the protein MDSTITITRRLASINMFLQRQAITQQLVLENLLLSAAITFLLHFISSLNKMTSSVLVVLFLSLLFVVPYDKVAAQSVGVCYGMLGNDLPSRPEAVQLIQSVGFKKVRLYVPDGGALDALRKTGIEVNLGMYKEDLHRIANDASFASSWISSNVQPYLPDVNFKYITVGNEVIPHAEAQYVLPAMKNMVNALGSVGLREQIKVSTSVSMEVIGVSYPPSQGSFSDQAAPFMGPIVQFLASTGAPLMVNVYPYFSYVGNRQNIQLDYALFTANRVVVKDPNNGLEYRNLFDAMVDSVNSAMERAGAAGVPIQVSESGWPSAGGNDPTVTTIGNAQTYNQNLVGHAAQGTPKRPGPMEIFVFALFNENQKTPAGVENNWGLFYPNKQPVYSFSVN